A single window of Nicotiana tomentosiformis chromosome 1, ASM39032v3, whole genome shotgun sequence DNA harbors:
- the LOC104088492 gene encoding receptor-like serine/threonine-protein kinase ALE2 — protein sequence MPAALMLLFLLSFLTLLPTPFGITLPHIYLSPTLLPSKGYFPSKLSLEDVRLLSRRASFAPMSAPHRHHFKQYPKHSSAPAPSPASRGLAPSPIASRVARHHRHNNHRARAHVSPSPTAGSGCGQICAEPFASVPFVTPCACVFPMKVRLLLDKSLYSIFPVVRDLGIEVAEGTYLDPSQVVVVGASADNQNQERTIVDINLVPLGEKFDNTTAMLTYERFWKKKVPLNRTMFGDYEVMHIIYPGLPSSPPSGIDSGNGPTGSAVNQQFPITADFVNKSQRMSPRVIFLIASSALVLLVVCCGALVILLKCRRTGRPSNAVGPVFTPSMHKRSGKGIGSTISSSPTSSTSISLISAMPASILSVKTFTLAELEKATDKFSLKRVLGEGGFGRVYHGILEDRTEVAVKVLTRDNQNGDREFIAEVEMLSRLHHRNLVKLIGICSEERTRSLVYELVRNGSVESHLHGRDGRKEPLDWDVRLKIALGAARGLAYLHEDSNPRVIHRDFKASNVLLEDDFTPKVADFGLAREATEGSHHISTRVMGTFGYVAPEYAMTGHLLVKSDVYSYGVVLLELLSGRKPVDMSQPPGEENLVTWARPLLTTREGLEQLVDPSLAGSYDFDDMAKVAAIASMCVHPEVTQRPFMGEVVQALKLIYNDNDETCADGCSQKESSLPDSDFKGVPSDSSWWNAGGVTPRLTYGQASTFMTMDYSSGPLEEFENRPFSASSFNLGGGAGLTISHGNRSGPLRTVRSKPALYRLRGSMSEHGALLPRHGWKDGTNYDASF from the exons ATGCCAGCTGCTCTGATgcttctctttcttctttctttcctcACTCTGCTTCCTACTCCTTTCG GGATAACATTGCCGCATATTTACCTGTCTCCTACTCTACTGCCAAGCAAGGGTTACTTTCCAAGCAAACTTTCCTTAGAAGATG TAAGATTATTGTCCAGACGTGCCTCATTTGCACCAATGTCAGCACCCCATAGACACCATTTTAAGCAATATCCGAAACACTCTAGTGCACCTGCTCCTTCCCCTGCATCTCGAG GTCTAGCCCCCAGTCCAATTGCCAGCCGAGTGGCAAGACATCACCGTCATAATAATCATCGGGCAAGAGCTCATGTTTCCCCATCTCCAACTGCGGGCTCAG GTTGTGGCCAGATCTGTGCTGAGCCATTTGCTTCTGTTCCTTTTGTTACACCCTGTGCTTGTGTGTTTCCAATGAAAGTCAGACTTCTCTTAGACAAGTCGCTTTATTCTATATTTCCTGTGGTTAGAGATCTGGGAATTGAGGTTGCAGAAGGCACCTATCTAGATCCAAGTCAAGTTGTTGTAGTTGGAGCTAGTGCCGATAATCAAAATCAAGAAAGAACAATTGTTGATATTAATTTGGTTCCCCTAGGGGAGAAGTTCGATAACACCACAGCTATGCTGACCTATGAAAGATTTTGGAAAAAGAAGGTGCCTCTCAATAGAACGATGTTTGGGGATTATGAAGTGATGCACATTATCTATCCAG GGCTGCCTTCTTCTCCTCCATCTGGCATTGATTCTGGTAATGGTCCAACTGGAAGTGCTGTCAATCAACAATTCCCTATTACTGCTGATTTTGTAAACAAGAGTCAGAGAATGAGTCCCCGAGTCATTTTTCTCATTGCTTCATCAGCATTAGTACTGTTGGTGGTATGCTGTGGTGCACTAGTTATCCTCTTAAAATGCAGGAGGACTGGCCGACCATCAAATGCTGTTGGTCCAGTGTTTACACCATCTATGCACAAGAGATCTGGTAAAG GAATTGGGTCGACAATATCAAGTAGCCCGACTAGTTCAACATCGATTTCCCTCATTTCTGCTATGCCTGCTTCTATCCTTTCTGTCAAAACATTTACGCTTGCGGAGCTTGAGAAGGCAACTGACAAGTTTAGTTTAAAAAGGGTTTTAGGTGAAGGAGGATTTGGACGTGTTTATCATGGTATCTTAGAAGACAGAACAGAAGTTGCCGTGAAAGTACTGACTAGGGATAACCAAAATGGAGATCGTGAATTCATTGCTGAAGTTGAGATGCTAAGCCGATTGCATCACCGTAACCTGGTGAAATTAATTGGTATATGCAGTGAAGAGCGGACTCGCAGCTTGGTATATGAACTTGTTCGGAACGGTAGTGTGGAGTCTCATTTGCATG GAAGAGACGGGAGAAAAGAGCCACTTGATTGGGATGTGAGGTTGAAAATTGCTCTTGGCGCTGCGAGAGGACTAGCTTACCTTCATGAAGATTCTAATCCTCGTGTAATTCATCGTGATTTTAAAGCCAGCAATGTTTTGTTAGAAGATGACTTCACCCCCAAGGTTGCAGATTTTGGGTTAGCAAGGGAAGCAACCGAAGGAAGTCACCACATATCTACAAGAGTCATGGGAACTTTTGG GTATGTTGCTCCTGAATATGCAATGACGGGACACCTACTTGTTAAAAGTGATGTGTATAGTTATGGAGTTGTATTATTGGAGCTTCTCTCCGGAAGAAAACCTGTGGACATGTCTCAACCTCCTGGAGAAGAAAACCTGGTAACTTGGGCGCGACCTCTTCTGACCACTAGAGAAGGTTTGGAGCAACTAGTGGATCCTTCTTTGGCTGGAAGCTATGACTTTGATGATATGGCAAAGGTGGCTGCCATTGCTTCAATGTGCGTGCACCCGGAGGTGACTCAAAGGCCATTTATGGGAGAAGTGGTGCAAGCTCTCAAACTAATCTATAATGACAATGATGAAACTTGTGCTGATGGATGTAGCCAGAAAGAGTCTTCTCTGCCGGATTCAGATTTCAAAGGTGTCCCTTCCGATAGCAGTTGGTGGAATGCTGGTGGGGTTACACCAAGATTAACATATGGACAAGCCTCCACTTTCATGACCATGGATTACAGTTCTGGTCCACTTGAAGAGTTCGAAAACAGACCTTTTTCAGCTTCAAGTTTTAATCTTGGTGGAGGGGCTGGCTTAACAATAAGCCATGGTAACAGATCTGGTCCTTTGAGGACTGTAAGGAGTAAACCTGCTCTCTATAGGTTAAGGGGCAGTATGAGTGAACATGGTGCACTTCTTCCAAGACATGGTTGGAAGGATGGCACCAATTATGATGCTTCTTTTTAG
- the LOC104088493 gene encoding uncharacterized protein isoform X1: MLNIRSSKMATLGQLLPTGSGAVLNSRTLLPSPFPSLTTTRNFRVKMSIPATQASIVLPENRIILGCGSVGVDFLAAVASYPNPDDKIRSTSFQVQGGGNTGNALTCAARLGLTPRVISKVSNDSQGKGILEELEADGVDSSFIVVSDGGNSPFTYIIVDNQTKTRTCIHTPGYPPMIPTDLSQSNLFSSLDGAKLVYFDGRLHETAAVVAEEANRRGIPILIDAERKREGLDHLLSFASYVVCSTKFPQEWTEASSIPSALLSMLLRLPKVKFVIVTLGEDGCLMLQRTEMDNLDPEERDVDDLFEKLNQKKDTNATSPACISSNVAKLHAKGIGTISGKLLVGTAESIPQTELVDTTGAGDAFIGAVLYSICANMPPEKMLPFAAQVAAIKCRALGARAGLPHYTDPRLTPFLV; encoded by the exons ATGCTTAATATCAGGTCCTCAAAAATGGCGACTTTAGGACAGCTGCTTCCAACTGGCAGTGGCGCAGTGCTAAATTCTAGGACCCTTTTGCCGTCTCCCTTCCCTTCGCTAACTACAACTAG AAATTTCAGAGTGAAAATGTCAATTCCGGCGACTCAAGCTTCGATAGTGCTCCCCGAAAATCGCATCATA TTAGGTTGTGGGTCGGTGGGAGTGGACTTCTTGGCTGCTGTTGCTTCTTATCCTAATCCAGACGATAAGATTCGAAGCACTAGCTTTCAG GTTCAGGGAGGTGGGAATACTGGGAATGCTTTGACTTGTGCAGCTCGCCTTGGCCTAACTCCTAGAGTTATTTCAAAG GTTTCTAATGACTCTCAAGGAAAGGGGATACTGGAGGAACTAGAAGCTGATGGTGTAGATTCGTCTTTTATCGTG GTGTCTGATGGGGGCAATTCACCATTTACCTACATCATTGTTGACAACCAAAC GAAGACTCGCACTTGCATTCACACCCCTGGATATCCACCCATGATACCTACTGATCTTTCCCAATCAAATTTGTTCTCATCATTGGATGGTGCTAAGCTTGTCTATTTCGACGGGAGATTGCATGAAACTGCTGCTGTTGTAGCAGAGGAG GCAAATAGAAGGGGTATACCCATTTTAATTGATGCTGAGAGGAAAAGAGAAGGATTAGATCACCTTTTGAGCTTCGCAAGCTATGTTGTTTGCTCAACCAAATTTCCTCAG GAATGGACTGAGGCTTCTTCTATTCCAAGCGCCCTTCTTTCCATGCTCTTAAGattgccaaaagttaaatttgttATTGTGACATTGGGTGAAGATGGTTGCTTAATGCTACAAAGGACAGAAATGG ACAATCTTGACCCGGAAGAAAGGGATGTCGACGATTTGTTCGAAAAGCTGAATCAGAAAAAAGACACTAATGCAACATCGCCAGCATGCATTTCCTCG AATGTGGCAAAGCTACATGCAAAAGGGATAGGGACAATCAGCGGTAAGTTACTTGTGGGGACAGCTGAAAGTATACCTCAGACAGAACTAGTTGATACAACTGGTGCTGGAGATGCATTCATTGGTGCAGTTCTTTATT CTATCTGTGCCAACATGCCACCAGAGAAAATGTTGCCATTTGCTGCTCAAGTG GCAGCTATTAAATGCAGAGCCTTGGGAGCTAGAGCTGGTCTTCCGCATTACACAGACCCTCGCTTGACACCTTTTTTAGTCTAG
- the LOC104088493 gene encoding uncharacterized protein isoform X2, giving the protein MLNIRSSKMATLGQLLPTGSGAVLNSRTLLPSPFPSLTTTRVKMSIPATQASIVLPENRIILGCGSVGVDFLAAVASYPNPDDKIRSTSFQVQGGGNTGNALTCAARLGLTPRVISKVSNDSQGKGILEELEADGVDSSFIVVSDGGNSPFTYIIVDNQTKTRTCIHTPGYPPMIPTDLSQSNLFSSLDGAKLVYFDGRLHETAAVVAEEANRRGIPILIDAERKREGLDHLLSFASYVVCSTKFPQEWTEASSIPSALLSMLLRLPKVKFVIVTLGEDGCLMLQRTEMDNLDPEERDVDDLFEKLNQKKDTNATSPACISSNVAKLHAKGIGTISGKLLVGTAESIPQTELVDTTGAGDAFIGAVLYSICANMPPEKMLPFAAQVAAIKCRALGARAGLPHYTDPRLTPFLV; this is encoded by the exons ATGCTTAATATCAGGTCCTCAAAAATGGCGACTTTAGGACAGCTGCTTCCAACTGGCAGTGGCGCAGTGCTAAATTCTAGGACCCTTTTGCCGTCTCCCTTCCCTTCGCTAACTACAACTAG AGTGAAAATGTCAATTCCGGCGACTCAAGCTTCGATAGTGCTCCCCGAAAATCGCATCATA TTAGGTTGTGGGTCGGTGGGAGTGGACTTCTTGGCTGCTGTTGCTTCTTATCCTAATCCAGACGATAAGATTCGAAGCACTAGCTTTCAG GTTCAGGGAGGTGGGAATACTGGGAATGCTTTGACTTGTGCAGCTCGCCTTGGCCTAACTCCTAGAGTTATTTCAAAG GTTTCTAATGACTCTCAAGGAAAGGGGATACTGGAGGAACTAGAAGCTGATGGTGTAGATTCGTCTTTTATCGTG GTGTCTGATGGGGGCAATTCACCATTTACCTACATCATTGTTGACAACCAAAC GAAGACTCGCACTTGCATTCACACCCCTGGATATCCACCCATGATACCTACTGATCTTTCCCAATCAAATTTGTTCTCATCATTGGATGGTGCTAAGCTTGTCTATTTCGACGGGAGATTGCATGAAACTGCTGCTGTTGTAGCAGAGGAG GCAAATAGAAGGGGTATACCCATTTTAATTGATGCTGAGAGGAAAAGAGAAGGATTAGATCACCTTTTGAGCTTCGCAAGCTATGTTGTTTGCTCAACCAAATTTCCTCAG GAATGGACTGAGGCTTCTTCTATTCCAAGCGCCCTTCTTTCCATGCTCTTAAGattgccaaaagttaaatttgttATTGTGACATTGGGTGAAGATGGTTGCTTAATGCTACAAAGGACAGAAATGG ACAATCTTGACCCGGAAGAAAGGGATGTCGACGATTTGTTCGAAAAGCTGAATCAGAAAAAAGACACTAATGCAACATCGCCAGCATGCATTTCCTCG AATGTGGCAAAGCTACATGCAAAAGGGATAGGGACAATCAGCGGTAAGTTACTTGTGGGGACAGCTGAAAGTATACCTCAGACAGAACTAGTTGATACAACTGGTGCTGGAGATGCATTCATTGGTGCAGTTCTTTATT CTATCTGTGCCAACATGCCACCAGAGAAAATGTTGCCATTTGCTGCTCAAGTG GCAGCTATTAAATGCAGAGCCTTGGGAGCTAGAGCTGGTCTTCCGCATTACACAGACCCTCGCTTGACACCTTTTTTAGTCTAG
- the LOC104088493 gene encoding uncharacterized protein isoform X3, whose translation MSIPATQASIVLPENRIILGCGSVGVDFLAAVASYPNPDDKIRSTSFQVQGGGNTGNALTCAARLGLTPRVISKVSNDSQGKGILEELEADGVDSSFIVVSDGGNSPFTYIIVDNQTKTRTCIHTPGYPPMIPTDLSQSNLFSSLDGAKLVYFDGRLHETAAVVAEEANRRGIPILIDAERKREGLDHLLSFASYVVCSTKFPQEWTEASSIPSALLSMLLRLPKVKFVIVTLGEDGCLMLQRTEMDNLDPEERDVDDLFEKLNQKKDTNATSPACISSNVAKLHAKGIGTISGKLLVGTAESIPQTELVDTTGAGDAFIGAVLYSICANMPPEKMLPFAAQVAAIKCRALGARAGLPHYTDPRLTPFLV comes from the exons ATGTCAATTCCGGCGACTCAAGCTTCGATAGTGCTCCCCGAAAATCGCATCATA TTAGGTTGTGGGTCGGTGGGAGTGGACTTCTTGGCTGCTGTTGCTTCTTATCCTAATCCAGACGATAAGATTCGAAGCACTAGCTTTCAG GTTCAGGGAGGTGGGAATACTGGGAATGCTTTGACTTGTGCAGCTCGCCTTGGCCTAACTCCTAGAGTTATTTCAAAG GTTTCTAATGACTCTCAAGGAAAGGGGATACTGGAGGAACTAGAAGCTGATGGTGTAGATTCGTCTTTTATCGTG GTGTCTGATGGGGGCAATTCACCATTTACCTACATCATTGTTGACAACCAAAC GAAGACTCGCACTTGCATTCACACCCCTGGATATCCACCCATGATACCTACTGATCTTTCCCAATCAAATTTGTTCTCATCATTGGATGGTGCTAAGCTTGTCTATTTCGACGGGAGATTGCATGAAACTGCTGCTGTTGTAGCAGAGGAG GCAAATAGAAGGGGTATACCCATTTTAATTGATGCTGAGAGGAAAAGAGAAGGATTAGATCACCTTTTGAGCTTCGCAAGCTATGTTGTTTGCTCAACCAAATTTCCTCAG GAATGGACTGAGGCTTCTTCTATTCCAAGCGCCCTTCTTTCCATGCTCTTAAGattgccaaaagttaaatttgttATTGTGACATTGGGTGAAGATGGTTGCTTAATGCTACAAAGGACAGAAATGG ACAATCTTGACCCGGAAGAAAGGGATGTCGACGATTTGTTCGAAAAGCTGAATCAGAAAAAAGACACTAATGCAACATCGCCAGCATGCATTTCCTCG AATGTGGCAAAGCTACATGCAAAAGGGATAGGGACAATCAGCGGTAAGTTACTTGTGGGGACAGCTGAAAGTATACCTCAGACAGAACTAGTTGATACAACTGGTGCTGGAGATGCATTCATTGGTGCAGTTCTTTATT CTATCTGTGCCAACATGCCACCAGAGAAAATGTTGCCATTTGCTGCTCAAGTG GCAGCTATTAAATGCAGAGCCTTGGGAGCTAGAGCTGGTCTTCCGCATTACACAGACCCTCGCTTGACACCTTTTTTAGTCTAG
- the LOC104088494 gene encoding multiple C2 domain and transmembrane region protein 10 produces MNNGKEKLVVEVVAAHNLMPKDGEGSSSSFVEVEFENQRQRTQVKMRDLNPVWNEKLVFHVNDVADLPYRTIEVNVFNEKRSNTSRNFLGRVRISGSSIAREGEEMAQLYTLDKRSLFSHVRGELSLKLYLSTTEEVKQVISGNGGGGGMVSSATQNVNSSSKKNKKLQQQTNATNMMVQMGQENKVNFQNQNHSKPVEPVPGDIKPVVITTVPGPIIPAMSGGHVTGGGGGVGLYTSGQGEFSLKETSPHLGGGLNKDKTSSTYDLVEQMQYLYVRVVKARDFSVFGGGELVSEVKLGNYRGITKRVTSNHAEWDQVFAFSKDCVQSSVVEVFVKENNKDEYLGRVWFDLNEVPKRAPPDSQLAPQWYRMEDKKGDKSKGGEVMVAIWFGTQADEAFAEAWHSKAANVHFDGLCSIKSKVYLSPKLWYLRVGVIEAQDIVMGEKGSSLMRYPELFAKVQVGNQVLRTRVSPPAATRSLSNPFWNEDLMFVVAEPFEDFLLVSIEDRIAPNREEVVGRVLLPVSSLERRLNEKPVTSRWFNLDTHLGNPNDPKAVVRFASRIHLRASLDGGYHVLDEATMYSSDVRPTAKQLWMPHIGVLEVGVLGATNLVPMKMKEGKGGSTDAYCVAKYGQKWVRTRTVVDSLSPKWNEQYTWEVFDPCTVITIGVFDNSRVDKNMANTMAGNRDSRIGKVRIRLSTLESDKVYTHAYPLLMLHPSGVKKMGELHLAVRFSCANMVNVLHMYTMPLLPKMHYVQPLSVIQLDTLRHQAMNVVAARLSRSEPPLGREVVEYMLDHDSHMWSMRKSKANFFRLTNVVSWFVIMSRLLESARNWHKPVYSALVLIAFIILVLVPELIIPCILFTLAAVGLWRYRSRPRHPPHMDTRLSYAESVYPDELDEEFDSFPTSRSAEIVRMRYDRLRSVAGRIQTVVGDMATQGERFQALLSWRDPRATFLFVIFCFFAAFGFYLVPVKWVVALWGLYYLRPPKFRNRLPSSAVCFLKRLPTRADSML; encoded by the exons ATGAACAACGGTAAAGAAAAGTTGGTAGTAGAAGTGGTAGCAGCACATAACTTAATGCCAAAAGATGGTGAAGGTTCATCATCATCATTTGTAGAAGTTGAGTTTGAGAACCAAAGACAAAGAACTCAAGTCAAAATGAGAGATTTAAACCCTGTTTGGAACGAAAAGCTTGTGTTTCATGTTAATGACGTGGCTGACCTTCCTTACCGGACTATTGAAGTTAATGTTTTTAACGAGAAAAGGTCAAACACAAGCAGAAATTTTCTGGGTCGGGTTCGGATTTCGGGCTCCAGCATTGCAAGAGAAGGAGAAGAAATGGCACAGCTTTATACTCTTGATAAAAGAAGCCTTTTTTCTCATGTACGTGGTGAGTTGAGTTTGAAGCTTTATTTGTCTACAACAGAAGAAGTGAAACAAGTTATTAGTGGTAATGGTGGTGGTGGGGGTATGGTTTCTTCTGCTACCCAAAATGTTAATTCCTCTTCTAAGAAGAACAAGAAATTGCAGCAACAAACAAATGCTACAAACATGATGGTCCAAATGGGTCAAGAAAATAAG GTAAATTTTCAAAACCAGAACCATTCAAAGCCAGTGGAGCCAGTGCCTGGTGACATTAAACCTGTTGTTATTACTACTGTCCCTGGCCCCATTATCCCCGCCATGTCCGGTGGCCATGTCACCGGTGGCGGTGGTGGGGTTGGTTTGTACACTTCTGGGCAAGGTGAGTTTTCTCTCAAAGAAACAAGTCCACATCTTGGTGGTGGTTTGAATAAGGACAAGACTAGCTCAACATATGACCTGGTGGAACAAATGCAGTATTTGTATGTTAGAGTTGTAAAGGCTAGGGATTTTTCTGTTTTTGGTGGTGGTGAGCTTGTATCAGAGGTGAAACTTGGAAATTACAGAGGGATTACTAAAAGGGTCACCTCAAATCATGCTGAATGGGACCAAGTTTTTGCCTTTTCCAAAGATTGTGTTCAGTCCTCTGTGGTGGAAGTTTTTGTGAAGGAAAATAACAAAGACGAGTACTTGGGCCGTGTTTGGTTTGATCTCAATGAGGTCCCTAAACGAGCTCCTCCGGATAGTCAGTTGGCTCCACAGTGGTATAGAATGGAAGACAAGAAAGGCGATAAGTCTAAAGGTGGTGAAGTTATGGTTGCCATTTGGTTTGGAACTCAAGCTGATGAAGCCTTTGCTGAGGCTTGGCATTCTAAAGCAGCAAATGTGCATTTTGATGGTTTGTGTTCTATCAAGTCCAAAGTGTATCTGTCACCTAAGCTTTGGTATTTACGAGTTGGGGTCATTGAGGCTCAAGATATTGTTATGGGGGAGAAAGGGTCATCATTGATGAGATACCCTGAGCTTTTCGCCAAAGTTCAAGTTGGGAACCAGGTTTTGAGGACTAGAGTTTCTCCACCTGCTGCTACTAGAAGCCTTTCAAATCCTTTCTGGAATGAGGACTTAATGTTTGTGGTTGCAGAGCCATTTGAAGACTTCTTGCTTGTTTCGATCGAGGATAGAATTGCTCCCAACAGAGAGGAAGTCGTGGGGAGAGTTCTATTGCCTGTTTCAAGCCTAGAAAGGCGACTAAACGAGAAGCCAGTGACTTCAAGGTGGTTCAATCTTGACACTCATTTGGGCAACCCGAATGATCCCAAAGCTGTGGTTAGATTTGCCTCGCGGATTCACCTCCGAGCCTCTCTTGACGGGGGTTACCATGTGCTCGATGAGGCCACAATGTATAGCAGTGATGTTAGGCCAACAGCAAAGCAGCTGTGGATGCCTCACATTGGAGTTCTTGAGGTTGGGGTTTTGGGAGCCACCAATCTTGTGCCAATGAAAATGAAAGAAGGCAAGGGTGGCTCTACGGACGCGTATTGTGTGGCAAAGTATGGGCAGAAATGGGTCCGAACAAGGACTGTGGTGGACAGCTTATCTCCCAAGTGGAATGAGCAATATACTTGGGAAGTCTTTGACCCTTGCACTGTCATCACTATTGGGGTGTTTGATAATTCTCGTGTAGACAAGAATATGGCTAACACTATGGCAGGAAACCGGGACTCTCGAATTGGAAAGGTTAGGATCAGGCTATCAACTCTTGAATCAGATAAAGTTTATACTCATGCATATCCACTCTTGATGCTGCATCCTTCTGGGGTGAAAAAAATGGGGGAGCTTCATTTGGCTGTAAGGTTTTCTTGTGCTAATATGGTAAATGTGCTTCATATGTACACGATGCCATTGCTTCCGAAGATGCATTATGTTCAACCTTTGTCTGTAATTCAGTTAGACACCTTGAGGCACCAGGCTATGAATGTGGTGGCAGCTAGGCTTAGTCGATCTGAGCCGCCTTTGGGGAGAGAAGTGGTGGAGTACATGCTTGATCATGACTCTCATATGTGGAGCATGAGAAAGAGCAAAGCAAATTTCTTTAGGCTGACAAATGTGGTTTCTTGGTTTGTTATTATGAGCAGGTTGCTTGAGTCCGCGCGCAATTGGCATAAGCCAGTGTACTCAGCATTAGTACTGATTGCGTTTATCATTCTCGTATTGGTGCCCGAGCTCATTATCCCTTGTATTTTATTCACCTTGGCTGCGGTAGGACTATGGCGTTATAGGTCCCGCCCACGCCACCCTCCCCATATGGATACTCGACTCTCGTATGCAGAGAGCGTTTATCCTGATGAACTAGACGAGGAATTTGATTCGTTCCCGACAAGTAGAAGTGCAGAAATCGTTCGAATGAGATACGATAGACTGAGAAGCGTGGCCGGAAGGATTCAAACTGTGGTTGGAGATATGGCAACTCAAGGGGAGAGATTTCAGGCATTGTTAAGCTGGAGGGATCCAAGAGCAACATTCTTGTTTGTAATATTTTGCTTCTTTGCTGCATTTGGGTTCTATTTGGTGCCAGTCAAATGGGTGGTGGCTCTTTGGGGTTTGTATTATTTGAGACCACCTAAGTTCAGAAACAGGTTGCCATCTAGTGCTGTTTGTTTCTTGAAGAGGCTGCCAACCAGGGCAGATAGCATGTTGTAA